A section of the Terriglobia bacterium genome encodes:
- a CDS encoding MFS transporter, whose product MSTTTKPEASSSIKTPGYAWVILTVVFLAGVAAPLNQFKVPPVMPVLIDTLHIDISSAGWLMSIFSVTGFILAIPAGYIMQRFGTKTTGLVSIAFVIAGSIGGALSATAGALFLSRF is encoded by the coding sequence GTGTCTACCACAACCAAACCCGAAGCTTCCAGCTCCATCAAAACGCCCGGATACGCCTGGGTCATCCTGACCGTTGTATTCCTGGCCGGCGTCGCGGCGCCGCTGAACCAGTTCAAAGTCCCGCCGGTCATGCCGGTGCTCATCGATACGCTGCACATCGACATCTCGAGCGCGGGCTGGCTGATGTCCATTTTCTCCGTCACCGGCTTCATTCTCGCGATTCCAGCGGGCTACATCATGCAGCGATTCGGAACGAAGACGACCGGACTGGTCTCGATCGCATTTGTAATCGCGGGATCGATCGGCGGCGCGCTTTCCGCAACGGCCGGCGCCTTGTTCTTGAGCCGTTTT
- the hisN gene encoding histidinol-phosphatase has product MSVDTATIAFAHTLADKAGEVIRPFFRQRIEVTDKGLEKGSVFDPVTAADKGAEQAIRAIIERERPDDGILGEEFGEKKSASGRTWVLDPVDGTRAFITGRHEWGSLIALEDNGRAVLGIMDQPVLRERFIGVNGRAELIAGGTSLQLQVRQCGDIAAAVLCATHPDAYFSENERKAFVRVQRKVRMTRFGGDCYLFSVLALGFIDLIIEASFHRWDVAALIPIVEGAGGIITNWEGQSCAAGGRILAAGDPGIHAQAIKLLNL; this is encoded by the coding sequence ATGTCTGTCGATACCGCCACGATCGCTTTTGCTCACACTCTGGCCGATAAAGCCGGTGAGGTCATCCGTCCCTTCTTCCGCCAGAGAATCGAAGTCACCGACAAGGGTCTCGAGAAAGGCAGCGTGTTCGATCCCGTGACTGCCGCCGACAAAGGCGCAGAACAGGCGATCCGCGCCATCATCGAACGCGAACGTCCCGACGATGGAATCCTCGGTGAAGAGTTTGGCGAGAAAAAGTCCGCCAGTGGCCGCACCTGGGTTCTGGATCCGGTGGACGGAACCCGCGCCTTCATCACGGGCCGGCACGAATGGGGTTCATTGATTGCTTTGGAAGACAATGGCCGCGCAGTCCTCGGCATCATGGATCAACCGGTTTTGCGCGAACGTTTCATCGGGGTGAACGGCCGGGCGGAATTGATTGCGGGCGGCACGAGCCTGCAGCTTCAGGTCCGCCAATGCGGAGACATTGCGGCCGCCGTGCTCTGCGCAACCCATCCGGATGCGTATTTCTCAGAGAACGAGCGTAAGGCATTCGTCCGGGTGCAGCGCAAAGTGCGCATGACCCGCTTCGGCGGCGATTGTTACCTTTTCAGCGTCTTGGCTCTGGGATTTATCGATCTGATCATCGAGGCAAGTTTCCACCGTTGGGATGTCGCGGCCTTGATTCCTATTGTCGAAGGCGCCGGCGGAATCATCACAAACTGGGAAGGCCAATCCTGCGCCGCCGGCGGCCGGATCCTGGCTGCCGGCGACCCGGGCATCCACGCCCAGGCAATAAAGCTGCTTAACCTGTAG
- a CDS encoding MOSC domain-containing protein, whose product MKSAPASVLSVNVGLPKEIPVRAGSVLTGIFKEPVDGTVRVRSVNLDGDGQADLKVHGGPDKAVYFYPSEHYEFWRRELGREIAEWGAFGENVSTKGILEDGISIGDRLEIGTAVFQVTQPRLPCFKLAAKFERDDIIDTFLNSRRTGFYTRVLREGSIQRGDMITVTERDPGQVTIKEIVDLYLNTERDRASIERVLSVEALSLSWRRHFAGLL is encoded by the coding sequence ATGAAGTCTGCACCAGCATCAGTCCTATCCGTAAATGTGGGTCTGCCGAAAGAGATTCCGGTAAGAGCGGGATCCGTTCTAACCGGAATCTTTAAAGAGCCGGTTGACGGAACCGTTCGCGTTCGTTCAGTGAATCTCGATGGAGACGGGCAGGCAGATCTGAAGGTTCACGGCGGCCCGGACAAGGCGGTCTACTTTTATCCCTCCGAACATTACGAATTCTGGCGGCGGGAGTTGGGGCGCGAGATCGCGGAATGGGGAGCATTCGGGGAAAACGTCAGCACCAAGGGAATTCTCGAAGATGGCATCAGCATCGGCGACCGGCTTGAAATCGGAACCGCAGTCTTTCAGGTCACGCAGCCGCGGCTTCCCTGTTTCAAACTCGCGGCAAAGTTTGAACGCGACGATATCATCGACACATTCCTGAACAGCCGCCGCACCGGCTTCTACACCCGCGTGCTGCGGGAAGGCTCGATCCAGCGCGGCGACATGATCACGGTGACGGAGCGCGATCCGGGGCAAGTGACGATTAAAGAAATCGTCGATCTGTACCTCAACACGGAGCGCGACCGCGCCAGCATCGAACGCGTTCTTTCGGTAGAGGCGCTTTCCCTGTCGTGGCGGAGACATTTTGCGGGACTTCTGTAG